Proteins encoded by one window of uncultured Draconibacterium sp.:
- a CDS encoding dihydroorotase, with the protein MKTLIKDATIVNEGLKFKGSVLIDGEKIEKVFPHVVPADFDLNGTEVIDATGLLLIPGVIDDQVHFREPGLTHKGEIATESKAAAAGGVTTYMEMPNTKPQAVTQEELQKKFDRAAEVSAVNYSFYMGATNDNLHEVLKTDPTKVCGIKVFMGSSTGNMLVDDDKTLSEIFKNAPTLVATHCEDEATIKANTEIARQRYGENVPISRHCHIRNDEACYKSSSKAVELASKFDTRLHVLHLSSAKEMSLFSPGKVGDKNITAEVCVHHLWFDERDYIDYGTRIKWNPSVKCVKDKEALWEALLSDKIDVIATDHAPHTLEEKNNTYFKAPSGGPLVQHSLVAMLELSKKGFISIEKVIDKMCHAPADLFRINNRGYIREGYFADLVLVNPNKNWIVAPENILYKCGWAPFERTEFSNQVVSTFVNGLKVYDQNRIIDGVKGKRIMFNSEVKLEH; encoded by the coding sequence ATGAAAACGCTGATAAAAGATGCAACGATTGTAAATGAGGGACTAAAATTTAAGGGAAGTGTTTTAATTGATGGTGAAAAAATTGAGAAGGTCTTTCCGCACGTTGTTCCAGCTGATTTTGATTTAAACGGAACTGAGGTAATTGACGCAACAGGTTTGCTTTTAATCCCCGGAGTAATCGACGACCAGGTACATTTTCGCGAACCGGGCTTAACACACAAAGGCGAAATTGCCACTGAAAGTAAAGCCGCTGCAGCAGGAGGAGTTACCACATATATGGAAATGCCCAACACCAAGCCACAAGCCGTTACACAGGAAGAATTACAGAAAAAATTCGACCGTGCCGCAGAAGTTTCGGCTGTAAATTACTCGTTTTACATGGGTGCCACCAACGATAATTTGCATGAGGTGCTAAAAACCGATCCAACAAAGGTCTGTGGCATTAAAGTCTTTATGGGCTCTTCAACCGGAAATATGTTGGTTGACGACGACAAAACTTTATCTGAGATATTTAAAAATGCGCCAACATTGGTTGCCACGCACTGCGAAGATGAAGCAACCATAAAAGCCAATACCGAAATTGCCCGCCAGCGTTATGGCGAGAACGTACCAATTTCGCGCCACTGCCACATTCGCAACGATGAAGCGTGTTACAAATCATCATCGAAAGCTGTTGAACTGGCCTCGAAATTTGATACGCGCTTGCATGTTCTGCACCTTTCGTCGGCAAAAGAGATGAGTCTCTTCTCTCCAGGAAAAGTAGGCGATAAAAATATTACAGCCGAAGTTTGTGTGCATCACCTATGGTTCGATGAGCGCGACTATATTGATTATGGAACGCGAATTAAGTGGAATCCGTCGGTAAAATGTGTAAAGGACAAAGAAGCGCTTTGGGAAGCCTTGTTGTCTGACAAAATTGATGTAATTGCCACCGACCATGCACCTCATACCCTGGAGGAAAAGAATAACACCTACTTTAAAGCGCCATCCGGCGGGCCACTGGTTCAGCACTCGCTGGTTGCTATGCTCGAGTTGAGCAAAAAAGGATTTATTTCCATTGAAAAAGTAATTGATAAAATGTGCCATGCTCCGGCCGATCTCTTCCGGATAAATAATCGGGGTTACATCCGCGAAGGTTATTTTGCCGACCTTGTTTTGGTTAACCCGAATAAAAACTGGATTGTTGCACCCGAAAATATTTTATACAAGTGCGGTTGGGCACCATTCGAACGTACTGAGTTTTCAAACCAGGTTGTAAGCACTTTTGTGAATGGATTGAAGGTGTACGACCAGAATAGAATTATCGATGGGGTTAAAGGGAAAAGGATAATGTTCAATTCAGAAGTTAAATTGGAACATTGA
- a CDS encoding RNA polymerase sigma factor translates to MSTKEIQFKQLFEENKDRVFRICCSYVRGSHNRDDLFQEIFTNIWKNLSSFRNESHVNTWIYRISINTAINYCRLQSNNDKRCQEIKQDILSDDDINLARKTILEKELKTMFEAINQLPVPEKSIISLVLEGLDYARIADIVGISEGNVRVKFHRIKKKLKQMMEEQKNEL, encoded by the coding sequence ATGAGTACGAAAGAAATTCAGTTCAAACAACTTTTCGAGGAAAACAAAGACCGTGTTTTCCGCATCTGTTGTTCTTATGTGCGCGGCAGTCACAACCGGGATGATTTGTTCCAGGAAATTTTTACCAACATTTGGAAAAACCTCAGTTCGTTCAGAAATGAGAGCCATGTAAACACCTGGATCTATCGCATATCAATAAACACAGCCATTAATTATTGCCGCCTGCAAAGTAATAACGACAAACGCTGCCAGGAAATTAAACAGGACATTCTTTCTGATGATGATATAAATCTGGCCCGTAAAACGATTTTGGAGAAGGAGCTGAAAACAATGTTCGAAGCAATTAACCAACTTCCGGTTCCCGAAAAATCAATTATTAGTTTGGTTTTAGAAGGGCTCGACTACGCACGAATTGCAGACATTGTTGGAATATCGGAAGGAAATGTACGGGTAAAATTTCACCGGATTAAAAAGAAATTGAAACAAATGATGGAGGAACAGAAAAATGAACTTTGA
- a CDS encoding polyprenol monophosphomannose synthase — protein MSKNLVIIPTYNEKENIEKMIRKVFSLEKPFHLLIVEDNSPDGTAEIVKRMMEEFPGKLHILERKGKLGLGTAYIAGFKWALERDYEAVCEMDCDFSHNPDDLLRLFSAIENGADVAVGSRYITGINVVNWPLGRVLMSYFASMYVRIVTGMDVRDTTAGFVCWKRNVLETIDLDNIKLIGYGFQIEMKFTAHKFGFNIQEVSIVFTDRQEGTSKMSGGIFNEALWGVLKMKLRSFTRKYERND, from the coding sequence GTGTCAAAGAATTTAGTAATCATACCGACTTATAACGAAAAGGAAAATATTGAGAAAATGATCCGCAAGGTATTTTCTTTGGAAAAGCCTTTTCATTTGCTTATTGTAGAAGATAATTCGCCCGACGGAACTGCCGAAATTGTGAAACGAATGATGGAAGAGTTTCCCGGCAAACTCCATATTCTGGAAAGAAAAGGGAAACTGGGTCTGGGCACTGCATACATTGCAGGATTTAAATGGGCGCTGGAAAGAGATTACGAAGCAGTGTGCGAAATGGACTGCGATTTTTCGCATAACCCCGACGATTTGCTAAGGCTTTTTTCTGCCATTGAAAATGGTGCTGATGTGGCTGTTGGATCGCGTTATATTACCGGAATTAATGTGGTTAACTGGCCGCTTGGCCGTGTGTTGATGTCGTATTTTGCATCGATGTATGTGCGCATTGTTACCGGAATGGATGTGCGCGACACCACGGCGGGTTTTGTTTGCTGGAAACGAAATGTGTTGGAAACTATCGACCTCGATAATATAAAACTAATTGGCTACGGATTTCAGATTGAAATGAAATTTACTGCCCACAAGTTTGGGTTCAATATTCAGGAAGTTTCAATTGTATTTACCGATCGCCAGGAAGGAACATCGAAAATGAGCGGTGGAATTTTTAACGAAGCACTTTGGGGCGTACTGAAAATGAAGTTACGCAGCTTCACTCGAAAATACGAACGAAATGATTAA